The following proteins are encoded in a genomic region of Xanthocytophaga agilis:
- a CDS encoding response regulator transcription factor has translation MINEVIHIAIIDDHTLFRQGLVHLLSESGEIQVVFDASDGADMIKKIASHNPLPQVILMDITMPVMDGHASTLWLRKHYPDIKILALSMSDKETSIMEMLRSGAMGYLLKESKVSEVITAIKTINNQGFYINEYVSGKILNTLQKNDIIEEKGKKLSANELRFLELCSSELTYKEIADRMNVSPHTIDNYRESLFEKFQVRSRTGLVVYAIKNSLIKI, from the coding sequence ATGATAAATGAAGTTATACATATTGCCATTATTGATGATCATACATTGTTTCGTCAAGGTCTTGTACACTTACTCTCAGAGTCTGGAGAAATACAGGTAGTCTTTGACGCATCTGACGGAGCGGATATGATAAAGAAAATAGCCAGTCACAATCCTTTGCCCCAAGTAATTCTGATGGACATTACTATGCCTGTAATGGATGGACATGCTTCTACATTATGGCTACGCAAACATTATCCTGACATTAAAATTTTGGCTCTAAGTATGTCTGACAAGGAAACATCCATCATGGAAATGCTTAGAAGTGGGGCTATGGGATATTTATTGAAAGAGTCAAAAGTTTCGGAAGTCATCACAGCTATTAAAACAATCAACAATCAGGGGTTTTATATCAATGAATATGTTTCAGGAAAGATATTGAACACCTTACAAAAGAATGATATCATAGAAGAAAAAGGGAAAAAGCTAAGTGCAAATGAACTTAGGTTTCTGGAGCTATGCTCTTCTGAACTAACCTATAAGGAAATCGCAGATAGAATGAATGTAAGCCCTCATACAATTGATAATTATCGAGAATCTTTGTTTGAAAAATTTCAGGTGCGTTCCCGAACAGGTCTTGTTGTATATGCGATTAAAAATTCACTTATCAAAATCTGA
- a CDS encoding sensor histidine kinase, which translates to MQISPENVATLIVIISVIFLIAPLFLVSYVNLYNQRKKKHQEEKEQLKRDFDLEMLRVQMEVKEETLKTLGAELHDNIGQILSLTTITLTSINLEDAASSTRKLTSATELTRRAIREIRDLSQLLNGENLLKRGLVAAIELELDWLSRLERYTLTFNKKEFNPASSHNNKDVIVFRLFQELISNIIRHAHATQITILLESHTNTLQLTVKDNGVGFTKNKPQKTGMGLYTIEKRAGMIQGTVQFDTAPGQGTSVKIEVPYP; encoded by the coding sequence ATGCAGATATCGCCTGAGAATGTCGCAACACTCATCGTAATCATTTCTGTTATTTTCCTGATTGCACCTCTCTTTCTTGTAAGCTATGTTAATTTATACAATCAGCGAAAGAAGAAACACCAGGAAGAAAAAGAACAACTCAAACGTGATTTTGATCTGGAAATGTTGAGAGTACAAATGGAAGTAAAGGAAGAAACGCTGAAAACACTTGGAGCCGAACTACACGATAACATCGGGCAGATTCTGAGTCTGACAACCATTACACTTACGTCTATCAACTTAGAGGATGCAGCTAGCTCCACACGTAAGCTAACCTCAGCCACAGAACTTACCCGACGAGCTATTCGAGAGATCCGAGATCTGTCTCAACTACTCAATGGAGAGAATCTATTGAAACGTGGACTGGTCGCAGCAATTGAACTGGAACTGGACTGGTTATCCCGTCTGGAACGATATACTCTTACATTTAACAAAAAGGAATTTAATCCAGCCTCATCTCACAATAACAAGGATGTCATTGTCTTTCGCCTCTTTCAGGAATTGATCAGCAATATTATTCGTCATGCTCATGCTACACAAATAACTATTTTGCTTGAAAGTCACACTAATACATTACAGCTGACAGTAAAGGACAACGGAGTAGGCTTTACAAAAAACAAACCTCAGAAAACCGGGATGGGACTGTATACAATTGAAAAGAGAGCAGGAATGATTCAGGGAACTGTCCAGTTTGACACAGCTCCAGGGCAAGGCACCTCTGTTAAGATAGAAGTACCCTATCCATAA
- a CDS encoding putative signal transducing protein yields the protein MPQWEKLYESPVGYRAEMVRIALESNNIPTVVLNKKDSSYLFGHFEVYVYHEHVIQALIVMEQSNIE from the coding sequence ATGCCACAATGGGAAAAATTATACGAATCACCGGTAGGATATCGCGCTGAAATGGTTCGGATTGCACTGGAAAGTAATAATATTCCAACAGTTGTTTTAAACAAAAAGGATAGTTCTTATCTTTTCGGCCATTTTGAAGTGTATGTATATCATGAACATGTTATTCAGGCACTCATTGTTATGGAGCAATCTAATATAGAGTAG